A genome region from Glutamicibacter arilaitensis Re117 includes the following:
- a CDS encoding non-ribosomal peptide synthetase: protein MTTSTTEAQNAEPQNTEPAEPEIIDVLPLAPLQNGLLFHALADPEALDVYTMQSTYRFAAPVDVAALRQACASLLERHPILRAGFAHEQFDTPVQFIPAAVPLPWRQLDLSADPHAGRELERLQVDERQAKFEMSRPPLIRFAYADLGSEGGALVVTNHHILIDGWSDALLVTELLRHYRAGGRDQALGEPAQFRNYLQWLAEQDEQAARGVWRDQLAGLANGTLVAPEAAERSAVLPEVVEMDLPDGLTDALIALARTARVSINTVYSLGWSLALRRLTGQDTVVFGSTVSGRPPELAGVDEMIGLFLNTVPVVTELDPHTRVDALLRQVQARQGESLQAQFVGLSTIQQDAGIGTLFDTLYVMRNTPEDDAALDRLSADTGLLEIEGGDATHYPLTFIVHPGDTYRLILAYQGEQFSAAVAGALVESVIATLAALAAHAQAPLGTALAAAAGQPQSSKLAGTARQLGEESLLALLERTAAAHPQRPALIDGARTLSYAELWTEVSSIAGWLRAQGLGPGSTVGLGLPRGNRFVAAIFAVMAAGAAYIPLDAAYPDARAAKMFATAGADAVLLEPGSSRDATRLAASGSKVLVLDDAAAGHAGAGAAQLHSGYTHADTAYLMFTSGSTGEPKGVSVPHRGLVNMLANHRREIFDPASSRVPGRPLVVAHTVSFAFDMSWEELFWLIEGHTVHVLDEALRRDAGQMVGYLREHRVDVINVTPSVASALLAEGLLAAGTHHPALVLLGGEAVGAEVWDALRADPVSEGYNLYGPTEYTINALGAGTGGSAVPVVGGPIENTEAYVLDSALRPVAEGAPGELYLAGDGLAHGYVGRAALTASRFIANPFGVPGTLMYRTGDVVSLDASGQLRFHGRSDAQVKIRGYRIEPGEVQAVLATDPRVGSAAVLARRMPQGHLALIGYVVPAAGADTEEARAGLLDAVRARARRELPDYMVPAHLVLIEKLPLTPNTKLDVAALPLPAPSAGRAPAGAAQIAVAEVFSTVLGVDSVHAEDDFYVLGGDSLKAMRAVSLLRARFETPLTVGALAAASTVELLASKLSAGTDSSFDMVLPLAGGTGAGAPLYCFHPAGGLGWSYAGLAGHLGRGREIIALQSPRLSGPAPQDMAALRDCLVQAIRQRHPRGPYHLLGWSFGAHLAHMVAGALEKQGDEVLTLSLLDADTVTANPVQGPAPDDAAALEQEALNFLLAGALRELPQWLTSPYRREEVLEFLAEAGGVWSHFASDKLEAILDSYAYSVGLLPGARYDRVHADTRLYTATISRHGVAASDPARAAAGWAEHSAGHFAQQLIEAGHHEMTSPAALGVIGPQLREDLARAEAEHAGN from the coding sequence GTGACCACCTCAACCACCGAGGCGCAGAACGCCGAGCCCCAGAATACCGAGCCGGCCGAACCGGAGATCATCGACGTGCTGCCGCTAGCCCCGCTGCAGAACGGCCTGCTCTTCCACGCGCTCGCCGACCCGGAGGCGCTGGACGTGTACACCATGCAGTCCACCTACCGCTTCGCCGCGCCGGTGGACGTGGCCGCGCTGCGCCAGGCCTGCGCCAGCCTGCTTGAACGCCATCCGATCCTGCGCGCCGGCTTCGCCCACGAACAGTTCGACACCCCCGTGCAGTTCATTCCCGCCGCCGTTCCATTGCCCTGGCGCCAGCTGGACCTGTCCGCGGACCCGCACGCCGGGCGCGAGCTCGAACGGCTGCAGGTTGATGAACGCCAGGCGAAGTTCGAGATGAGCCGGCCGCCGCTGATCCGCTTCGCCTACGCGGACCTGGGGTCCGAGGGAGGCGCCTTGGTTGTCACCAACCACCACATCCTGATCGACGGCTGGTCCGACGCGCTGCTGGTCACCGAGCTGCTGCGGCACTACCGTGCAGGAGGCCGGGACCAGGCGCTGGGCGAGCCGGCCCAGTTCCGCAACTACCTCCAGTGGCTGGCCGAACAGGATGAGCAGGCCGCCCGCGGCGTGTGGCGCGACCAGCTAGCCGGCCTCGCCAACGGCACGCTGGTCGCGCCGGAAGCCGCGGAACGCTCCGCCGTGCTGCCCGAGGTCGTGGAGATGGACCTGCCGGACGGGTTGACCGACGCGCTGATCGCGCTGGCCCGCACCGCGCGGGTGTCGATCAACACCGTGTATTCCCTGGGCTGGTCGCTGGCGCTGCGCCGGCTCACCGGCCAGGACACCGTAGTCTTCGGCTCCACGGTCTCCGGCCGTCCTCCGGAGCTTGCCGGGGTGGACGAGATGATCGGCCTGTTCCTGAATACCGTCCCGGTGGTCACGGAGTTGGATCCGCATACCCGGGTGGATGCACTGCTGCGCCAGGTGCAGGCCCGCCAGGGCGAGAGCCTGCAGGCCCAGTTCGTCGGGCTGTCAACCATCCAGCAGGATGCTGGCATCGGCACCCTGTTCGACACCCTCTACGTCATGCGCAATACTCCGGAGGACGACGCGGCGCTGGACAGGCTCAGCGCTGACACCGGGCTGCTGGAAATCGAGGGCGGGGACGCCACCCACTACCCGCTGACCTTCATAGTGCATCCGGGTGACACCTACCGGCTGATTCTGGCGTATCAGGGCGAGCAGTTTTCGGCCGCGGTCGCGGGCGCCCTGGTGGAATCGGTCATCGCCACCCTGGCAGCGCTGGCCGCCCATGCGCAGGCCCCGCTGGGCACCGCGCTGGCCGCGGCTGCGGGGCAGCCGCAGTCCTCAAAGCTGGCCGGCACCGCACGGCAGCTGGGCGAGGAATCGCTTCTAGCGCTGCTGGAACGCACCGCCGCCGCCCACCCGCAGCGCCCCGCGCTCATCGACGGGGCCCGCACCCTCAGCTACGCCGAGTTGTGGACCGAGGTGTCCTCGATCGCCGGCTGGCTGCGGGCCCAGGGCCTGGGCCCGGGCTCCACCGTGGGATTGGGCCTGCCGCGCGGAAACCGGTTCGTGGCAGCCATCTTCGCCGTGATGGCTGCCGGGGCGGCCTACATCCCCCTGGATGCCGCCTACCCGGATGCCCGAGCCGCGAAGATGTTCGCCACCGCGGGGGCCGACGCGGTGCTGCTGGAACCGGGCTCGTCGCGGGACGCGACCCGGCTCGCGGCCTCCGGGTCGAAGGTGCTGGTGCTGGATGACGCGGCCGCCGGCCATGCCGGGGCCGGGGCGGCGCAGCTTCATTCCGGCTACACGCACGCGGACACCGCCTACCTGATGTTCACCTCGGGCTCCACCGGCGAACCCAAGGGCGTGTCGGTACCGCACCGCGGCCTGGTCAACATGCTGGCCAACCACCGGCGCGAGATCTTCGACCCTGCCAGCTCCCGGGTCCCGGGCCGCCCGCTGGTGGTCGCGCACACCGTGTCCTTCGCCTTCGACATGTCCTGGGAAGAGCTGTTCTGGCTCATCGAGGGGCATACGGTGCACGTGCTGGACGAGGCCCTGCGCCGCGACGCGGGGCAGATGGTCGGCTACCTGCGTGAACATCGCGTGGACGTCATCAACGTGACCCCTTCGGTGGCCTCGGCGCTGCTGGCCGAGGGGCTGTTGGCCGCCGGGACGCACCATCCTGCCTTGGTGCTGCTGGGCGGCGAAGCGGTGGGCGCCGAGGTTTGGGATGCGCTGCGCGCAGACCCGGTGTCCGAGGGATACAACCTCTACGGCCCCACCGAATACACCATCAACGCCCTGGGCGCCGGCACCGGCGGCAGCGCAGTGCCGGTGGTCGGCGGGCCGATCGAGAACACCGAAGCCTACGTGCTGGACAGCGCGCTGCGCCCGGTGGCCGAGGGCGCGCCCGGCGAACTGTACCTGGCCGGCGACGGACTGGCGCACGGCTACGTGGGACGCGCCGCGCTGACCGCCTCCCGCTTCATCGCCAACCCCTTTGGCGTCCCGGGCACACTCATGTACCGCACCGGGGACGTTGTCTCGCTGGACGCCTCCGGGCAGCTGCGCTTCCACGGCCGCTCCGACGCCCAGGTCAAGATCCGCGGCTACCGCATCGAGCCGGGCGAAGTGCAGGCGGTGCTCGCCACTGATCCGCGGGTCGGCTCGGCCGCCGTGCTGGCCCGCCGCATGCCGCAGGGCCACCTGGCGTTGATCGGCTACGTGGTTCCCGCCGCGGGCGCGGACACCGAGGAAGCCCGCGCCGGGCTGTTGGACGCCGTGCGGGCCAGGGCCCGCCGCGAACTGCCGGACTACATGGTCCCGGCCCATCTGGTGCTGATCGAGAAGCTGCCGTTGACCCCGAACACCAAGCTGGATGTCGCCGCGTTGCCGCTTCCCGCCCCGAGCGCAGGCCGGGCCCCGGCCGGCGCCGCGCAGATCGCGGTCGCCGAGGTGTTCAGCACCGTGCTCGGCGTGGATTCGGTGCACGCGGAGGACGACTTCTACGTGCTGGGCGGGGATTCGCTCAAGGCCATGCGCGCCGTGTCGCTGCTGCGCGCGCGTTTCGAGACCCCGCTGACGGTGGGCGCGCTGGCCGCGGCGTCCACCGTGGAACTGCTGGCCTCCAAGCTGTCCGCCGGCACCGATTCCTCCTTCGACATGGTGCTGCCGCTGGCCGGCGGCACGGGGGCCGGCGCCCCGCTGTACTGCTTCCACCCGGCCGGTGGCCTGGGCTGGAGCTACGCCGGGCTGGCCGGGCATCTGGGCCGTGGACGCGAAATCATTGCCCTGCAGTCCCCACGGCTTTCCGGGCCGGCCCCGCAGGACATGGCCGCGCTGCGCGACTGCCTAGTCCAGGCAATCCGCCAGCGTCATCCGCGCGGCCCGTACCACCTGCTGGGCTGGTCCTTCGGGGCGCACCTGGCCCATATGGTGGCCGGCGCGCTGGAGAAGCAAGGGGATGAGGTGCTCACGCTCTCGCTGCTGGACGCGGACACGGTCACCGCGAACCCGGTCCAAGGCCCGGCCCCGGACGACGCCGCCGCCCTGGAACAGGAAGCGCTGAACTTCCTGCTGGCCGGCGCGCTGCGCGAGCTTCCCCAGTGGCTCACGAGCCCCTACCGGCGCGAGGAGGTGCTGGAGTTCCTGGCCGAGGCCGGGGGAGTCTGGAGCCACTTCGCCAGCGACAAGCTGGAGGCGATCCTGGACTCCTACGCCTACAGCGTCGGGCTGCTGCCCGGCGCCCGTTACGACCGAGTGCACGCGGACACCCGCCTATACACCGCGACGATCAGCCGCCACGGGGTGGCTGCCAGCGACCCGGCGCGCGCCGCGGCCGGCTGGGCCGAGCACAGCGCGGGGCACTTCGCCCAGCAGCTTATCGAGGCAGGCCACCACGAGATGACCAGCCCGGCAGCGCTGGGCGTCATCGGGCCGCAATTGCGCGAGGACCTGGCGCGTGCCGAAGCCGAGCACGCCGGCAACTGA
- a CDS encoding ABC transporter substrate-binding protein yields MKFTPRARWAALALSLSLLATGCAAGSNANGENGTSAAATAQNADGSVTVDTAFGQVSIPSDPQRVVALEGGAVPAVEAGLTPLATAGDTFDDSFGNVADYDAVENLPKILTPDGWDYEQLVELKPDLMIGFVRGGDDASQELSSEKKAEFEKLNAIAPTVLIRTNGSAGTRDASVAMAEILGSGEQAQAQKKAYEDKVAQVKSDYAQQLSQNTFAAVDAYEDVTVYSKISWIGKVLDDLGAPAAEVVKNEEAENGVFLSFEQLSKIDDATVVFYPQYTDGASDALDTLEGQATWTSLPAVKDKHAFGLTHFFPDNYGAALRVVEQIEESLKSL; encoded by the coding sequence ATGAAATTCACTCCACGCGCTCGTTGGGCCGCTCTGGCCTTGTCCCTGTCCCTGCTTGCCACCGGCTGCGCCGCCGGTTCCAACGCCAACGGCGAGAACGGCACTTCCGCCGCGGCGACGGCACAGAATGCGGATGGCTCCGTCACCGTCGATACCGCGTTCGGACAAGTCAGCATCCCGTCGGATCCACAGCGCGTGGTGGCGTTGGAGGGTGGCGCCGTGCCTGCCGTGGAAGCCGGCCTGACCCCGCTGGCCACCGCCGGCGACACCTTTGATGATTCCTTCGGCAACGTCGCGGACTATGACGCGGTAGAGAATCTCCCGAAAATCCTCACCCCGGACGGATGGGACTACGAGCAGCTCGTCGAGTTGAAGCCCGACCTGATGATCGGCTTCGTCCGCGGCGGCGACGACGCATCGCAGGAGCTCAGCTCCGAGAAGAAGGCCGAGTTCGAAAAGCTCAACGCCATCGCACCCACCGTGCTGATCCGCACCAACGGTTCCGCCGGCACCCGCGACGCCTCGGTGGCCATGGCCGAAATCCTGGGCAGCGGCGAGCAGGCCCAGGCGCAGAAAAAGGCCTACGAGGACAAGGTCGCTCAGGTGAAGTCCGATTACGCCCAGCAGCTGTCGCAGAACACCTTCGCGGCAGTGGACGCCTACGAGGACGTCACCGTCTACTCCAAGATTTCCTGGATCGGCAAGGTCCTGGACGATCTGGGGGCGCCGGCCGCCGAGGTGGTCAAGAACGAAGAAGCCGAAAACGGCGTGTTCCTTTCCTTTGAGCAGCTCTCCAAGATCGACGACGCCACCGTGGTCTTCTACCCGCAGTACACCGACGGCGCATCCGACGCGCTGGACACCCTTGAAGGGCAGGCCACCTGGACCTCGCTGCCGGCGGTCAAGGACAAGCACGCCTTCGGCCTGACCCACTTCTTCCCGG
- the entS gene encoding enterobactin transporter EntS: MIRWLRRHAIDLGPLRSSRAFALIFWGRLVSIAGIGVLGTAIPLQVYALTGSSVHVALVATVLGLAGFAGALSGGLLADRLDRRKIILAARGAAVAGFALLAVNAFAPEPMLAAFHLAAVVDGLAGGISATALSATVPRTVEPAQLPAASALMAISMDLGMVLTPALGGLLYAAAGPGWLYLWVIVASVASVALLWGLPELQPGGEVQADPQLRQAGLLPAIRHSCGQAWADTREGMAYVARDRVVGPIMLLGFIQLLCASPYVLIPEFAERQLGLGPEAAGLLYSAPAAGALLASLSSGWTGRVRPAGRVLLVVLCASSLGVLALGLTSSLPLALAAMALTGVGDVLAEIFRYAIIAGRTPDRLLGRVSAVWSAQGTVGDTLGGPLLSLLAKALGPGGAIVAGGALAAGLSAVVALGARELRGLRIEPETPEEILDEEVGPGIRAAEDR; encoded by the coding sequence GTGATCCGATGGCTGCGCCGCCATGCAATCGACCTGGGTCCGCTGCGCAGCAGCCGGGCGTTCGCCCTGATCTTTTGGGGTCGACTGGTATCCATCGCCGGGATCGGCGTGCTGGGCACCGCGATTCCGCTGCAGGTCTACGCCCTGACCGGTTCGTCGGTCCACGTCGCCCTGGTCGCAACGGTTTTGGGTTTGGCAGGCTTCGCCGGGGCGCTGTCCGGCGGCCTGCTGGCCGACCGCTTGGACCGGCGCAAGATCATCCTGGCGGCCCGTGGCGCAGCCGTCGCCGGCTTCGCGCTGCTAGCGGTTAACGCCTTCGCCCCCGAGCCGATGCTGGCGGCATTCCATCTGGCAGCGGTCGTGGACGGGCTGGCCGGCGGCATCAGCGCCACCGCGCTGTCCGCCACGGTGCCGCGCACGGTGGAACCGGCCCAGCTCCCGGCCGCGAGTGCGCTCATGGCGATCAGCATGGATTTGGGCATGGTGCTCACCCCCGCCCTGGGCGGCCTGCTGTACGCGGCGGCCGGCCCGGGCTGGCTGTATCTCTGGGTCATCGTCGCCAGCGTGGCCAGCGTGGCCCTGCTCTGGGGCCTGCCCGAACTGCAGCCGGGCGGCGAGGTGCAGGCCGATCCGCAGCTCCGGCAGGCAGGGCTGCTCCCGGCCATCCGCCACAGCTGCGGGCAGGCATGGGCCGATACCCGGGAGGGGATGGCCTACGTGGCGCGCGACCGGGTGGTCGGCCCGATCATGCTGCTGGGTTTCATCCAGCTGCTGTGCGCCTCGCCCTACGTGCTGATTCCGGAGTTCGCCGAACGCCAGCTGGGGCTGGGACCCGAAGCCGCCGGCTTGCTGTATTCGGCGCCGGCCGCCGGAGCCCTGCTCGCCTCGCTGAGCAGCGGCTGGACCGGCCGGGTGCGGCCGGCCGGCCGGGTGCTGCTGGTGGTGCTGTGCGCTTCCAGCCTTGGCGTGCTGGCGCTGGGCCTGACAAGTTCGCTGCCGTTAGCGCTGGCGGCCATGGCCTTGACCGGGGTGGGGGACGTGCTGGCCGAAATTTTCCGTTACGCGATCATCGCCGGGCGCACCCCGGACCGGCTGCTTGGCCGGGTCAGCGCCGTGTGGAGCGCCCAGGGCACCGTGGGCGACACCTTGGGCGGGCCGCTGCTCTCGCTGCTGGCCAAGGCGCTCGGGCCGGGCGGAGCCATCGTTGCCGGCGGCGCGCTGGCCGCCGGCCTTAGCGCCGTGGTGGCATTGGGTGCTCGCGAATTGCGCGGGCTTAGGATCGAGCCCGAAACGCCCGAAGAGATCCTGGACGAGGAGGTTGGTCCCGGCATCCGGGCCGCCGAGGACCGCTAG
- a CDS encoding MbtH family protein, with translation MNPFDRTDGSFLVLVNQLNQHSLWPDFAQVPAGWTQVFGPCDLDAANDYVQEHWTDITPRESAQ, from the coding sequence ATGAACCCCTTCGACCGAACCGACGGCAGCTTCCTCGTCCTGGTCAACCAGTTGAACCAGCACAGCCTCTGGCCCGACTTCGCGCAGGTCCCGGCCGGCTGGACGCAGGTCTTCGGCCCGTGTGACCTGGACGCCGCCAATGACTACGTCCAGGAGCACTGGACCGACATCACCCCGCGGGAATCCGCCCAGTGA
- a CDS encoding 4'-phosphopantetheinyl transferase family protein yields the protein MEPADHPRPSPQPLAYLSYLTATVDDVRDKVAELGGYTRLLGPEASKAGTFKDPADAAALLASRALLRLLLARELNAEPLATRGLEITRHCPGCGVADHGQPRHRRRAVSLSRTRELVMAAVAPAGVLLGVDVERGPALSAKGIFPGFDDAVLAPGERAAVAAAARPDALRLALFSAKEALLKAAGVGLTIEPASFLVSADPLGPPAGWTPGHTPGVDSGPVYLQPVDAGAGHVASLACTAPLMVERLDIGKLPGQ from the coding sequence GTGGAACCCGCAGATCATCCCCGCCCGTCCCCGCAGCCCCTCGCGTACCTGAGTTATCTCACCGCCACCGTCGACGACGTCCGGGACAAGGTCGCCGAACTGGGCGGCTATACGCGTTTGCTGGGCCCCGAAGCCTCTAAGGCCGGCACCTTCAAGGACCCGGCCGATGCCGCGGCGTTGCTCGCATCCAGAGCGTTGCTGCGTCTGCTGCTGGCCCGAGAACTAAACGCCGAGCCCCTGGCGACACGTGGACTGGAAATTACCCGCCACTGTCCGGGCTGCGGCGTCGCGGACCATGGGCAGCCACGCCACCGGCGGCGCGCAGTGTCGTTGTCCCGCACCAGGGAGCTGGTCATGGCTGCTGTGGCCCCCGCCGGCGTCCTGCTGGGCGTCGACGTTGAACGCGGGCCGGCGCTGAGCGCCAAGGGAATATTCCCCGGGTTCGACGACGCGGTACTCGCTCCCGGCGAGCGCGCAGCGGTGGCAGCCGCGGCGCGCCCCGACGCGCTGCGGCTGGCCTTGTTCTCGGCCAAGGAGGCACTGCTCAAGGCGGCGGGGGTGGGGCTGACCATTGAACCGGCCAGTTTTCTGGTTTCCGCCGACCCGCTGGGCCCGCCCGCTGGGTGGACCCCGGGGCACACACCCGGCGTGGACTCCGGCCCGGTCTACCTGCAGCCGGTGGACGCCGGGGCCGGGCATGTGGCCTCGCTGGCCTGCACCGCGCCGCTGATGGTCGAGCGCCTGGACATCGGCAAGCTGCCCGGCCAATGA